The sequence AGGACTGCATGATCACCACAATACTGGGTGAACGTGCAGACTGGCAGTTGAAGGTGCGGGGCTGCGGTTTAGACTGGGGTGCGTGGAAGATCTAGCACCTAATGTTCAGGCCTTGTACCGTTTTCTTGACCTTGCTGGCGTGTTCCTCATGGGGATTATTGGTGGCACGGTCGCGAGGAAGCAGAACTTTGACATCATCGGGTTTTTGTTCCTCTCGTTGCTGACTGCCTTGGGTGGAGGTATGTTGCGTGACATGCTGATCGGGCGTGGCACCGTGGCGGCGATGGCGAATGAGGAGTACCTGATTCTCGCGTTCGGTGGCGCATTGGTGGCGCTGGTTACCGATTTTAAAGGCAAAGGGTGGGAGCTGTTTCAATTCCATGCTGATGCGGTGGTGTTGGGTTTTTGGGCCGTCACTGGGTGTGTGAAGGCGCTGAGTTATGACTTGCCTGTGGTGGCGTGTGTGTTTATGGGGGTGATCACGGGTGTCGGTGGTGGCATGGTGCGTGATGTGGTGATTGGTAGTGTGCCTAGCATTTTTACCTCCCAGCAGCTGTATGCGGTGCCGGCGTTGTTATCGGCGGTGTCGATGGTGGTTTTTGATGCGTTTGGCTTGAACTTGGTGGGCATGGCCATCTCGCCGGTGTTCGCGATTGCGTTGGCCATGTTGTCGTATTGGCGTGGTTGGTATATTCCGGCGCGGCCCGATTTCGCCCCGGTGAACATGACGGCAACGCAGGTGCGCGAGCTGATGAAGTTGGCGGAAGAGCGTGGCCGGCGGGTTGGCCGTCGTCTTGAGCCGCCGCGGGTGCGCAGCTGGCGCCATGAGCAGAAGGAGAAGGAGCTGGCGCGGCGTAAGGGTGAGCAGGTGCCTATGGATGCTGACACCCAGGAAGTAAAGGCAGAACAGCAGCGCCAGGAGTTCGAGGACGCCTTGGATGTATTGCTTGACGACGAGGCTGTGGTCGATTCTGGTGAGCAGTGGACGTTGGGCACGGGGGAGCGTGACGACGAGGCCGGCGTGGATGAGGATGCTTCGGGTCGAGAGGAGAAAGGAATCTAATGTGCAGCAGGAGCACGCTAGGCTTGGGGCATGGATCTCACCTCGCAGTTAACTAAGCGTCTTGGCTCATGGCCACCGAATAATGTGGCGGCAGCGATCGTCGGCACGCCCAGCAGGAACAGCACAAACAACCCCATCGCTAGCTACGGCGACCAGGACCGTGTGTTCGAGCTGATGAGTGTTACTAAACTGCTCGCCACCTATGCTTTTTTGATGGCCGTGGAAGAAGGGGCGCTCGAGCTCGACCAACCGGCAGGCCCTGAAGGCTCCACGGTGCGACACCTTCTTGCGCACGCCTCCGGTGTGGCGATGAGCGAGATGAAGGCCCAGAAAGGTGTGGAGGAGCGCCGCATTTACTCCTCGGCTGGTTTTGATTGGTTGGCGCAGGTGTTGGAAGAAGAATCCGGGATCACTATCGGTGATTACGCCCGGGAAGGGGTATTCGCCCCGTTGGGGATGGGCCACACGGAGATCTGGGGATCACCGGGGCACGACGGACGGTCGTCGGCAAGCGATCTTACTGTGTTCGCGCGCGAGCTGCTGGAACCCACCCTGCTCGCGGAAGAAACCGTGCGCGAGGCGTTCACGGTGCAGTTCCCGGAGCTGATCGGTGTGGTGCCGGGCTACGGAATGCAGAAACCGAACCCGTGGGGGCTTGGCTTTGAGGTGAAAGGGGGCAAAGCCCCGCACTGGACCGGCGACAACATGCCTGCCGACACCGTGGGCCACTTCGGGATGAGCGGCACTTATCTGTGGGTGATCCCCACCTGGAGCGAGCACGAACTCGCAGGCACAGCGATGGTGTGCCTGACCGACAAGGACTTCGGCGACTGGGCGAAGCCTTTGTGGCAGGAGACGAACACAGCGCTTGTCGACGAAATGCTCGGCTCCTAGAAAGTCCCAGTACTTTCGAATGTGTGAACATAGATGAAGTCGAACCATTTGTCCTGCAGACATATCACGTCCTCGACCTGATAGGTGTGGTCCTCAACGGAATAATCGGTGGCACCATTGCACGCCAGCGCGATTTCGGACTGGCGCTATCTCACCCTCGCATTTGTAGGCGCGCTAATTGCCGCGCTGACACGCCTGGAAAACAAGGCGTGGGAGTTTGTGAAAGCACACGGCGACGCCATTATTTTGGGTGTGTGGGCGGTCACTGGTGCTACGAAGGCGCTGAACTACGACCTGCCCATCCTGTCCGTGATCTTTATGGGTGTGCTTACTGCTGCCGGGGGCGGGATGCTGCGCGACATAGCGTGTGCGCAGATCCCGTCTGTTTTCGGTGGTAATACTTTGTACGTGGTGCCGTCGGTGATTGCGTCGTTGAGCATGGCGCTGTTCCACTATGGCAGCGAGCCGGTGCTGGGCATGATCATTTCGCCGCTGGTGGGTTACCTGCTGGCGTTGGTCAGCTACTACCGCGGGTGGGTGATTCCCACCCAGGACGAATTCGCTCCCGTCAACAGGGCCGCCCACAAGGTGGCGCGCCGCATCCCAAAGGCGCGTGGCATCTCGCGCCGGTGGGAGGGCAAACGGGAGGATCCTCGTTAAGCACGCGGATACTTAAGCGCGCGGGATTAAGCGTACGGGTCTTTGAACCCGATGTACTGCAGCTCGGTGTACTCGTCGATCCCCTCGGCGCCACCTTCACGGCCCAGGCCGGACTGTTTCACACCACCGAAGGGGGCAGCGGCATTCGAGGCGACACCCAGGTTGTATCCCACCATGCCGTACGCGAGTGCGTCGGAGGCGCGGAACAAACGGGCAGGGTCCTGGGTGAACACGTAGGAGGCCAGGCCGTACTCGGTGTTGTTGGCCATCTCGTAGGCCTCATCTTCGCTGCTAAAGCGGTAGATCGGGGCGACGGGGCCGAAGATTTCTTCGCTGAACACACGAGCCTCAGTGCTGACGTTGGTCAGCACGGTGGGTTCGAAGAAGAATCCGTCGCCGTGGATACGCGATCCGCCAACTAGGGCCTGCGCGCCGTGGGAGAGGGCGTCGTCGACAAGCTCTTGGACACTATCCACCGCGGATGCCTCCACTAGCGGGCCCACATCAACGCCCTCGTCGAACCCGTTGCCCACGGTCAGCTCGCGGAAGCGGGCGGCGAGCTTCTCGGAGAACTCAGCGGCAACCGCCTCATGCACGATCAAGCGGTTGGCGGCGGTGCAGGCCTCGCCGATGTTGCGCATTTTGGCGCTCATGGCACCGTCGACGGCGGCGTCAAGGTCCGCGTCTTCGAACACGATCAGCGGGGCGTTGCCACCGAGCTCCATGGAGGTGCGTAGCACATTGTCGGCAGCACCTTTGAGCAGCTGTTTACCCACGGCTGTTGAGCCGGTGAAAGAGAGCTTGCGCAGGCGTTGATCGGCAAGCAACGGCTCAGAGATTGAGGAGGCGGAGTTGGAGGCCACCACGTTGAGCACCCCTTCCGGCAAACCAGCGTCCTCCATGGTTTGCGCGAAGTATTGGGCGGTCAGCGGGGTGAGTTTGGCGGGCTTGAGTACCATCGTGCAGCCTGCCGCCACCGCGGGGCCGACTTTGCGCGTGGCCATCGCCAGCGGGAAGTTCCATGGGGTAATCAACAGGCACGGACCTACGGGTTTGCGCTGGGTGATCACGCGGTTGCCGCCCTCGGGGATCGCAAATGTTTCGCCTTTCAGGCGCACGGCCTCCTCGGAGAACCACCGCAGAAACTCGGCTCCGTAGGTGACTTCGCCCTGGGCTTCGGCAAATGGTTTGCCCATCTCGGCGGTGATGAGAGTGGCAAAGTCCTCACTGCGCTGGATCACTAGTTCAAAGGCGCGGCGTAGGATCTCGGCGCGCTCGCGCGGGGCGGTGCGCGCCCACTTTTTCTGTGCGGCGCAGGCGGCGTCGAGGGCTGCGACCGCGTCGTCGGAGGTGGCCGAGGCCATAGTGGCTAATGTTTTGCCGGTGGCGGGGTTAATCACGTCGAAGGTCTCGCCGGTGGATCCTTCGCGCCATTGGCCGCCGATGGAGAGGCGGGTTTCTACTTTGTTAAGTGTTTCAGTCAGGTTCGTCATGGCAACCACCGTACGCGCGAGTGGTGCTCGCTTCACGACGATCCCCTGAACCTCAAGTTTAGGTTGAGTAAATGGGGGGTGAAGTGCGACTTTAGGGTTGCCTATGTGGTGCAAGTGAAGCCAGAATCGAAACCACGACAGTGAGATTATTGAGGCCGTTGGGGAAGACGAACCTCGTCTCACAGGCGCCCATTCCGCATACGTGTGGGGTGGAGGTGTCTGTGCCTACTTTTCTACGAAGGGATCCCCACATGACCACAACATTGGCCGCGCCCCGAGCAGGCTACATTGAATTTTCTGAGACCCCCATAACCTGTGTCCTCACCATTTCTGGCATGCCAGTGCATCTGCGCGGACGCGTTGAGCAGTTAATGGCTGACATCCTGCCCCCAGCCGAGGTGGAGACGACTCCGGGCCTGGACATCTGGGATGTCACCTGGTTTACCCGCTGGCAGCGTGACACCACCACCTTCGGTGCCCGAGGGTTGCGCTGCCGCGAAGTGCTTTCTGCACCTGCCGCTGCCGCCGAGCAGTTTGCCAGCGAAGTGCAGCAGCTGGCTCGCACCGTGGGTTTCCACGCGGTGGTAGATTTCCAGTGAGCTTTTGTCGGAAGGGGTAGCGTTCAATTTCGGCATCGTCGGAAATGCCCGAGCGGACCAAGATGGTGCGCATGCCCGCCTCAAGTCCTGCTTTCACATCGGTGTCCATGCGGTCACCGATCATCACAGCGCGTTCAGAGTGTGCCCCGATGTTGTTCAGGGCGGAACGCATCATCACCGGGTTGGGTTTGCCAATATAGTACGGCTCCTTGCCGGTCACTGCGGTAATCATCGCGGCGACGGCACCGGGGATGAGTTCGCCCTCTTTGATGAGGACACCGTCCATGTCGGTCAGATAAGAAATCGGAGCGTTCATACCTTTTATTGTGGACCAGTTAGGTGTTTTGTGCGAGGTAAGTGACCAGATCGTCAACAGTGTGAAAGTTCAGGGCTGTTTCTTCGTCGATACGCACCCCAAAATGCCCCTCAGCGCGCACGATCAACTCAATTCGGCTCAGCGAGTCAAGGCTTAGCGAGTCCGGTGTCGAATCTGGCGTCACCTCATCAGGGTCCACGCCGGCCACGCTTTCGATCAAGGCTGCGACCTGGCCGAGGGTAGACAAAGAAGAGTTCGCCTCCGGCTCATGATCCGGCTGCAGGGCCCCGAGGTTGTCTAGGTTTAAGCGTTGCGAAAGCTCCATGTCGGTCAGTTTACCCAGCTGGGCTAAAGTTGGGTGCATGCACAACCCCCTCGATTATGCGCGCAGCCTCACACCCAATGGGCGCCGCCAGCTCGCGCTTGCGCGTGGCCAGCTTCACTCTCGACAGCGCACGCCAGGCTTGACTGACCTGAGCGCACAGGGCGTCGTGCTTAACGACGATGTCCCTGTCCACTGGTATGAAGTAGGGCAACCGGACGCCGAGATAACCGTGGTGTATATCCACGGCTTCACCTTAGCGGCCGAGGCGTTCTATCAACAGGTTAATGCGCTGCGTGGCACAGGGGTGCGCCAGGTGCTGATGGATCTTCGCGGTCATGGGCAGACCGGTGCCGTGCCCCCTGAAGAGTGCAGCGTTGATGCCGCCGCTGATGATGTGTGGGCGGTGATGCGCGAGCGCGAAGTGCGTGGCCCGGTGATTGTAGTGGGGCACTCGCTGGGCGGGTTGGTGGCGTTGAGCCTGATTCGGCGTTACACGCACCAGTGTGATGTGGCCGGTGTTGTGTTGATTAATGCGTCAGTGGAGGCACTGGCGGATCAGGGTATCCCGCAGATTCTGGCTACCCCTGTTGCCGACGCCATCTATGACGCGGTAGAGGCCTCGCCTGAAGAGGCCGACAAGTTCCGCAACGAGGTCACCAAGATCATCGCGCCGGGGTTGGCGGTGACCATCTTTCACCGTGACACCGATGATGAGCTGATTGACTTCCACGCGGCCATGATCCACGAAACACCCCTGGAAACCTACGTAGGTTTCTTCGACGATTTACAAGTCCACGAAGAGCTCCAGGCCGGTCCTGCGCTGGCTGGGGTTCCAGGGTACGTGTTGGTTGGCACCCAGGATGATGTTACCCCGCTTAGCCAGGCCGAGCGCATTCAAGAGATTTGGCCCGATTCGTACTTGCAGGTGGTCCCCAATGCTGGCCACATGCTCCCGTTGGAGGCGCCCGAAAGCGTGACCGTGGCACTGCTGCGGTTGATTGAGAAAGTGAGCTAGCCACGTTGGCACCTATCACCTTGCATTTTCCCTTTACCGGCTGGTGGATGGCCAGGAATTCGCCCGCCCGCCACGTTCCCTCGCACGGGACCTGGATCGCAGGTACCGCCTATGCCATCGATTTTATTGGGCTTGACGACGAAGGAAAGCGCGCACCCTGGGGCTGGGCCTCCACCTGCGGCACTGAACCCAACGAGAAGTTTCCCAGTTTCTGACCGTGCCGAACCCTGGATGCCAGGCGAGAACGAAAGGTTCTTCGTTGAGTAGTGCTGGTGCCAGCCACAGGCGAATGCACTTTTTGGTCGACAAATAAGCGGTTCTTCGCGGCCAAAGCAGGATTTGTCGACCGAAAAGAGCGTCACTGAAAAGTTTTCGGAGCCAGGAGTCCTGTTCGGTGTGAGCGCCGAAGTACCGATGGTCTAAGCAGTCGCCGGAGCATCACACGCACCACTAATAGTCAAAAGCCCCGTGTGGTTCTGCAGCTGCAGAACCACACGGGGCTTCGTCGTGAAGCGCGATCTGCCGCGCACCAGAAACGCTAACTAGACGGCGGTTGGGTCGTCGAGCTTATAGCGCTTCGCAGCCTCATCTGCCACGGAGATGTCGATCTTGCCCGCCTCAGCCAGGCCGATCAGCGCAGCAACAACCATGGACTCAGCATCGATGTTGAAGTAGCGGCGTGCTGCCTCGCGGGTATCGGAGAAACCGAAGCCGTCAGCGCCCAGCACGTAGTACTCGCCTGGGACGTACGGGCGGATCTGCTCGTGCAGGTCGGTCGCAAAGTCCGAGGTAGCAATGTAGGGGCCCGCAGTCTGCTTCAGCTGCTTGGTTACAAATGGCTCATCCGGATCCTCAGCAGGGTTGCGCAGCTTTTCGACGTTCTTTGCCGCACCATCGCGGGCCAACTCCACCCAGGAGGTGACCGAATAGATGGAGGCGCCGACATTGAACTCGTCGGCAAGCAACTGCTGTGCCTTCAACGCGTACTGCATACCGATACCGGAAGCCAACAAGGAAACTTGGTGCTCGCCCTCGCCTGACTTGTCGTCGAAGAGGTAGATACCCTTGTGCAGGCCTTCCTCGTCCAGGTTCTCTGGCGGGGCAGGCTGGTGGGTGGGCTCGTTATACACGGTGAGGTAGTACATGACATCCTCGCCGCGGTCCGGGCCATACATGCGGTCCACACCCTCGCGGACCAAGTACGGCAACTCATAAGCAAAAGCTGGATCGTACTGGATCACGTTCGGGTTGGTCGACGCGATGATCGGGGAGTGACCGTCCATATGCTGGGTGCCCTCGCCGAACAGGGTGGTGCGTCCAGCGGTTGCACCCACGATGAAGCCGCGGGTCAGCTGGTCGGCTGCCGCCCAGAACACGTCGCCGGTGCGCTGGAAACCGAACATCGAGTAGAAGATGTACATCGGGATCATCGGCTCACCATGGGTGGCGTATGAGGTACCTGCGGCGATGAAGGAAGAAGTGGAACCGTCTTCGTTGATGCCCTCGTGTAGGATCTGGCCGTCGACAGCCTCGCGGTAGGACAGCATCAGATCATGGTCTACCGGGATGTAGTTCTGGCCGTATGGGTTGTAGATCTTCAGCGTTGGGAACCACGAGTCCAGGCCGAAAGTACGGGCCTCATCAGGGATGATCGGTACGACGCGCTTGCCGATCTCCTTGTCGCGCATCAGTGACTTGAAGGTGCGTACCAGCGCCATGGTGGTAGCCACTTCCTGCTTCCCGGAGTCCTTCAGCAAAGACTTGAATGTGCTCATCTCTGGCACCTCAAGCGGGGTGTACTTCACGCGGCGTTCCGGCAGGGATCCGCCGAGCTCTTTACGACGCTCCAGCATGTACTTGATCTCTTCGGAGTCCTCGCCAGGGTGGTAATACGGCGGCAAGTACGGATCCTTCTCAAGCTCCTCATCGGAGATGGGGATTTGCTGCTTGTCGCGGAACAACTTCAAATCATCCAGAGTCAGTTTCTTCATCTGGTGGGTTGCGTTGCGGCCCTCGAAGTTGTGGCCCAGGCCATAGCCCTTAATGGTGTGCGCCAGGATGACGGTGGGCTTACCCTTGGTTTTCAGCGCGCGGTCATAGGCGGCGTAGACCTTGCGGTAATCGTGGCCGCCGCGGCGCAGCGCCCAGATCTCGTCGTCGGTCATGTCCTCAACCAGCTTGGCTGTGCGCTCGTCGCGGCCGAAGAAGTGCTCGCGGACGTAGGCGCCATCATTAGCCTTGAAAGTCTGGTAGTCACCATCCTTAGTGGTGTTCATGATGTTGACCAAGGCACCCTCAGTGTCCTTGTCCAACAGCTCATCCCACTCACGGCCCCACACAACCTTGATCACGTTCCAGCCGGCGCCGTTGAAGAAGGACTCCAGCTCCTGAATGATCTGGCCGTTACCGCGCACAGGGCCATCCAACCGCTGCAGGTTACAGTTCACCACAAAGGTGAGGTTGTCCAAGCCGTAGAGAGTAGCCATCTGGATGAGGCCACGAGACTCCGGTTCATCCATTTCGCCGTCGCCCAGGAATGCCCAGACGTGCTGCTGGTCAGTGTCCTTGATCCCGCGGTCCTGCAGGTACTTGTTGAAGCGTGCCTGGTAGATCGCGTTCATCGGGCCGATACCCATAGACACGGTGGGGAATTCCCAGAACTCCGGCATGTCGTGTGGATGCGGATACGACGGGAGGCCACCCTGTGGGCGGGACACCTGCTGGCGGAACCCGTCGAGGTCATCCTCGGTCAGGCGGCCCTCCAAGAAGGCGCGGGCGTACATGCCGGGGGAGGCGTGACCCTGGAAGAAGATGTGATCGCCCCCCTGGGGTGCGTCTTTGCCCTTGAAGAAGTGGTTGAAGCCCACCTCGTATAACGGCGCAGCACCGGCGTAGGTGGAGATGTGTCCACCAACCTCAATGCCTGGGCGCTGTGCGCGGTGCACCATGATGGCGGCGTTCCAGCGCATCCAACGGCGGTAGCGCTTCTCAATTTCCTCATCCCCTGGGAACTCTGGCTCCATCTCGGTAGGGATGGTGTTTACAAAGTCAGTGGAGGTCAAAGAAGGCAAGTCAACGCGCTTTGCCGACGCCCGTTCAAGCAAACGAAGCATGAGGTAGCGGGCGCGTTCCGGAGAAGATTCGTCGAGAAGCCCGTCGAGGGAATCCATCCACTCGCGCGTCTCCTCCGGGTCCGAATCGTGTAGGTACGATGCGACTCCGTCGCGAATCAGCGGAAAGTTAGAGTCGGCGTTCTGTGCTTCTTGATCAGCCATGAACAGTCCTCCCAGAAAGTTGAGTTAGTGCGGTCCTTCCAGCCTACTGAAAAAGGAGTTTTGTACCCCTATTGGTGTGTTAAAGCGGGCACCCCTACCCCTGCGATGGTGGTAGCCCCCGAAATTGTACGAAATTGGGGGAGAATTTAACTGTGCAAAGCAGGAAAAGCGCTCTGCGAACGGTTATCCTTTATCTGTTCTATTAAAACACTCAAGGAGGACAACTAACTGTGGACGCCGCCGGTGTCAATAATTACGCACAACTGCTGGGAATCCAAAACGATTTTATCGTTCAGGAAATTGGTTGGGATGAAGACGCTGACTCCTCAATTTCGGAGGCCATTGAGGAAGCGATCGGCGAGGCGCTCCTTGAGGAAGAAACCGATGAGCTATGCGACGTTGTCCTGCTCTGGTACCGCTCTGATGATGAGGATCTTGTCGACGCCCTCATGGATGCTGCCCGCAACCTAGCCGATGAAGGATGTATTTGGCTGTTAACCCCAGCGGCGAACAAGCCGAATAGCGTCCACCCTGGCGACATTTCCGAGTCCGCCCAGCTTGCAGGCCTAGTGCAGACCCGCGCAGAGAAGGTCGGCGACTGGCAAGGATCCTGCTTGGAAGCCGGTGGCCGCCAGTAGTTCGGCTGCGGTTGAACTGCGGTTTTGTTGCTGGGCGGGGTCCGTGCTAACGTATTCAAGCAGCGCGCCGTTAGCTCAGCTGGAAGAGCAACTGGTTTACACCCAGTAGGTCGGCGGTTCGAGCCCGTCATGGCGCACCAAATATCTAAGAAAACCCCTGCTACGAGCTTCTCGTGGCAGGGACTTTTTCTTTATATTCAGCGCGAAGGCGGGCTGAAGGCGGCTACTGGTCGCGCTCGGCCTCAATGGCAGAGATCAGCGCAGTGGCCTGTGCATTGTTGGCATCGACCCAGATGATCATGGGATTGGTGTGGTAGATGCCCTCAAAAGTGTAGGCGGTAAGCCCTGGGGCGGCGACTGCCTGTGGGAAGCGAGTTTCGGCATCAATGTCACCGAAGCACTCGTCCAAGTCAAAGGAAATATCATAGACATCCCATTCGCCGATGCGGAACCGAAGCGAACCTGAGCTCTCCGATCCTGGGTCTAGCATCACCACGACGTTGTGGTAAACGTGGCCGGTTTCGGCGGCGGTTGCAATGTCGTCCAGAAAATCAAGGTAGTCATTGACCGTGGAGCGATTGTGGTCCAGATCATCGATATAGACGTGGCGGAAGATGCGGTCCTCATAAGGGTCCCGTGCAGCCAGCAGGGTGGTCAACGGGCGACGGCGGAACATGCCTAGTTCTTCACTCACGGCATCTTCGATGTCCCCAGTCTCAACACCAGCATTGACCGTAATGCCCACACATTCCAAGGTGACCAGGCAGGTCTCCAGCAGGCTACGATCACTGTCGTCGAGGACATCGGCGAGGTGGGAGCCAACGGCAGGCTCACGCTCAGAGCCGAGTTCGGAGTCTTTCTCTCCGCTGAATAGACGATTCCAGAAACTCATAACGGGCTATCCTTTCCCAGAAGTTTCAGATGCGCTCTTCGTCGCGGTCGGTGTTTCGCGCCCAAAGGTTCCTACGTGAATCACCGTACCGGTTACGCATGCGTTGCGCTTGTGCTGAGCTCGTGGTTGTCACCGAAACCCCCTCCGGAGGGGGTGGGTCTGGCTGGGCGGTGTCGTCGATACGCGATGTGGACTCGGCCGCCGCCAACTCATCATCCTCCTCGCGGACGCGACGGCGTTCCTTCAGCTCCGCCCAAATGAAATAGAGCAGCCCAAGCGGGGCCATGATGCCAAACGCAATCCACTGCAAACCGTAGGACAAGTGGTTGCCGCGCTCCAACATGGGAAGGGGCAGAGGGGTGAGCACGCCGGGCTGCTCGTCGGTAAGCATCACCCACGGTTCGGCTAGATCGACGCCTGTAATTTCGGAGATTTGCCCCGTATTTATGGAATGGACCTGCTGGAAATCTTCGCTTTCCAGAGGCGGCTTGGGGTGGACGCCTTCGTCGACACGCACCAAGCCCGTCAGCGTGACCTGGCCCGTCGGCGGAGGGGCTATGGGGGAGACCTTCGTGCCGTCAATGGCGCGGACCCAACCACGATTGACCAAAATAGCCTGGCCACTATTCAGCAGAAACGGCACCAACGACTGGAACGCCGGGACGGAATCCACCGGGCGCAGGCGCAGCAACACCTCAGCCTGCGGCAGGTAGCGGCCCGCGAGTGTAACACGTGTCCACTCATCGGCGCGATCATACGTGCCGTCGGGATTAACCACCTCCGATACCGGCACCGGATCAACCTCAAACGCCTGCTCAATACGGTTGTTGCGCTCCACAATCGCGTCATCCTTACCCAACTGCCACGGCGCCAAAAAGGTAAAGGCCAGGTAGGAAAACAGCACAATCAACACGGCCGTAAAGATCCAGCCAGGGGTGAAAAACTTCCTCCACCACGATTGTTGCGTAGCTTTTCTCGTAGAGCTTTTTACCGTCGTCACAGCACTAACCCTACTCGTCCAGGTGCTGCCGAACCCACTCCACAATCCCTGGGGCGGCAGATTCAATCTGGACACGGGTGGTAGTAAAGCCCTCTGGGCCGCCGTAATACGGGTCAGCCACGCCCGCCCGCTCGCCAGCGGCAGGATCGAAGGAGCGCAGCAGACGCACCTTCTCCTGCGGCACGCCCTGGGCAATGAGCTCGGAAACATGATTATTGTCCAGGGCGACAATCAAGTCCGCGTCCAGGCGGTCTCCGCCAAACTGGAATGCGCGGTGGGCGGAGCCGTCATAGCCGTGGTCGTTGAGCTCCTGCAGGGCGCGGGAATCGGCCTGGTTGCCCACATGCCACCCGCCAATACCCGACGAGGTGACGCGGACCTTGTCGGCGAGGTTTTCGTTGTCCAAAGCAGAACGAACAATGACCTCCGCCATCGGGGAGCGGCAAATATTACCCGTACAAACAAAATCAATGTGCAGCATGAAAACTCCTGACTAGCTGGTCCAATTCTTCTATCGTGTGTGCCGTGAAGCGGGCGGTATCCCACTCAGACTGATCTCCATAACCCCAGGTAACGGCGATAGTGTCGATACCGAACGTGGCGGCACCTGCAATATCGTGGGTGCGGTCGCCCACCATCACGGCGTGCTGAGGATCAAGATCTACCTTATCGAAAATGTATTGCAGTACATCGGTTTTCGAGCGCCTCGTGCCATACTCCTCGGCAGCCCCAATAAAGGAAAAATGCTCCAGCAGACCCTCGCGCTGCAGGATGGCACGC comes from Corynebacterium cystitidis and encodes:
- a CDS encoding acyl carrier protein, with the protein product MHPTLAQLGKLTDMELSQRLNLDNLGALQPDHEPEANSSLSTLGQVAALIESVAGVDPDEVTPDSTPDSLSLDSLSRIELIVRAEGHFGVRIDEETALNFHTVDDLVTYLAQNT
- a CDS encoding trimeric intracellular cation channel family protein, with product MAPLHASAISDWRYLTLAFVGALIAALTRLENKAWEFVKAHGDAIILGVWAVTGATKALNYDLPILSVIFMGVLTAAGGGMLRDIACAQIPSVFGGNTLYVVPSVIASLSMALFHYGSEPVLGMIISPLVGYLLALVSYYRGWVIPTQDEFAPVNRAAHKVARRIPKARGISRRWEGKREDPR
- a CDS encoding alpha/beta fold hydrolase, translated to MHNPLDYARSLTPNGRRQLALARGQLHSRQRTPGLTDLSAQGVVLNDDVPVHWYEVGQPDAEITVVYIHGFTLAAEAFYQQVNALRGTGVRQVLMDLRGHGQTGAVPPEECSVDAAADDVWAVMREREVRGPVIVVGHSLGGLVALSLIRRYTHQCDVAGVVLINASVEALADQGIPQILATPVADAIYDAVEASPEEADKFRNEVTKIIAPGLAVTIFHRDTDDELIDFHAAMIHETPLETYVGFFDDLQVHEELQAGPALAGVPGYVLVGTQDDVTPLSQAERIQEIWPDSYLQVVPNAGHMLPLEAPESVTVALLRLIEKVS
- a CDS encoding trimeric intracellular cation channel family protein, producing MEDLAPNVQALYRFLDLAGVFLMGIIGGTVARKQNFDIIGFLFLSLLTALGGGMLRDMLIGRGTVAAMANEEYLILAFGGALVALVTDFKGKGWELFQFHADAVVLGFWAVTGCVKALSYDLPVVACVFMGVITGVGGGMVRDVVIGSVPSIFTSQQLYAVPALLSAVSMVVFDAFGLNLVGMAISPVFAIALAMLSYWRGWYIPARPDFAPVNMTATQVRELMKLAEERGRRVGRRLEPPRVRSWRHEQKEKELARRKGEQVPMDADTQEVKAEQQRQEFEDALDVLLDDEAVVDSGEQWTLGTGERDDEAGVDEDASGREEKGI
- a CDS encoding serine hydrolase domain-containing protein, with protein sequence MDLTSQLTKRLGSWPPNNVAAAIVGTPSRNSTNNPIASYGDQDRVFELMSVTKLLATYAFLMAVEEGALELDQPAGPEGSTVRHLLAHASGVAMSEMKAQKGVEERRIYSSAGFDWLAQVLEEESGITIGDYAREGVFAPLGMGHTEIWGSPGHDGRSSASDLTVFARELLEPTLLAEETVREAFTVQFPELIGVVPGYGMQKPNPWGLGFEVKGGKAPHWTGDNMPADTVGHFGMSGTYLWVIPTWSEHELAGTAMVCLTDKDFGDWAKPLWQETNTALVDEMLGS
- a CDS encoding NAD-dependent succinate-semialdehyde dehydrogenase; this encodes MTNLTETLNKVETRLSIGGQWREGSTGETFDVINPATGKTLATMASATSDDAVAALDAACAAQKKWARTAPRERAEILRRAFELVIQRSEDFATLITAEMGKPFAEAQGEVTYGAEFLRWFSEEAVRLKGETFAIPEGGNRVITQRKPVGPCLLITPWNFPLAMATRKVGPAVAAGCTMVLKPAKLTPLTAQYFAQTMEDAGLPEGVLNVVASNSASSISEPLLADQRLRKLSFTGSTAVGKQLLKGAADNVLRTSMELGGNAPLIVFEDADLDAAVDGAMSAKMRNIGEACTAANRLIVHEAVAAEFSEKLAARFRELTVGNGFDEGVDVGPLVEASAVDSVQELVDDALSHGAQALVGGSRIHGDGFFFEPTVLTNVSTEARVFSEEIFGPVAPIYRFSSEDEAYEMANNTEYGLASYVFTQDPARLFRASDALAYGMVGYNLGVASNAAAPFGGVKQSGLGREGGAEGIDEYTELQYIGFKDPYA
- the aceE gene encoding pyruvate dehydrogenase (acetyl-transferring), homodimeric type, producing the protein MADQEAQNADSNFPLIRDGVASYLHDSDPEETREWMDSLDGLLDESSPERARYLMLRLLERASAKRVDLPSLTSTDFVNTIPTEMEPEFPGDEEIEKRYRRWMRWNAAIMVHRAQRPGIEVGGHISTYAGAAPLYEVGFNHFFKGKDAPQGGDHIFFQGHASPGMYARAFLEGRLTEDDLDGFRQQVSRPQGGLPSYPHPHDMPEFWEFPTVSMGIGPMNAIYQARFNKYLQDRGIKDTDQQHVWAFLGDGEMDEPESRGLIQMATLYGLDNLTFVVNCNLQRLDGPVRGNGQIIQELESFFNGAGWNVIKVVWGREWDELLDKDTEGALVNIMNTTKDGDYQTFKANDGAYVREHFFGRDERTAKLVEDMTDDEIWALRRGGHDYRKVYAAYDRALKTKGKPTVILAHTIKGYGLGHNFEGRNATHQMKKLTLDDLKLFRDKQQIPISDEELEKDPYLPPYYHPGEDSEEIKYMLERRKELGGSLPERRVKYTPLEVPEMSTFKSLLKDSGKQEVATTMALVRTFKSLMRDKEIGKRVVPIIPDEARTFGLDSWFPTLKIYNPYGQNYIPVDHDLMLSYREAVDGQILHEGINEDGSTSSFIAAGTSYATHGEPMIPMYIFYSMFGFQRTGDVFWAAADQLTRGFIVGATAGRTTLFGEGTQHMDGHSPIIASTNPNVIQYDPAFAYELPYLVREGVDRMYGPDRGEDVMYYLTVYNEPTHQPAPPENLDEEGLHKGIYLFDDKSGEGEHQVSLLASGIGMQYALKAQQLLADEFNVGASIYSVTSWVELARDGAAKNVEKLRNPAEDPDEPFVTKQLKQTAGPYIATSDFATDLHEQIRPYVPGEYYVLGADGFGFSDTREAARRYFNIDAESMVVAALIGLAEAGKIDISVADEAAKRYKLDDPTAV